The proteins below are encoded in one region of Paraburkholderia aromaticivorans:
- a CDS encoding NADH:flavin oxidoreductase, translating into MRYPNLFKPLTLNKLTLRNRIVSTAHAEVYAEPGGLPGDRYIRYYEEKAKGGVGLAVCGGSSPVSIDSPQGWWKSVNLSTDKIIDPLARLAEAMHTHGAKIMIQATHMGRRSAFHGEHWPHLMSPSGVREPVHRGNAKIIEVEEIRRIISDFAAAAKRVKDAGMDGVEISAAHQHLIDQFWSPRTNFRTDEWGGSLENRLRFGTEVLKAVREAVGADFCIGLRMCGDEFHEDGLDHEQLKEIAQAMSETGLIDYLGVIGSGADTHNTLANCMPPMALPPEPFVHLAAGIKSVVKLPVMHAQSIRDAGQAERLLASGMVDLVGMTRAQIADPHMVIKIRDGREDEIKQCVGANYCIDRQYNGLDVLCVQNAATSREETMPHVIAKTRGPKRKVVLVGAGPAGLEAARVAKSRGHDVVLFEKNDYVGGQIMLAAKAPQREQMAGIVRWFDMETKRLGVDRRLGVAADEKAIMAEKPDIVVLATGGSSFTSQVAAWGVDEGLAVSSWDVLSGKVEPGKNVLVYDGVSTHAGAGVADFMSSRGSNVEIVTPDVKVADDVGGTTFPIFYRRLYAQGVIHTPNYWLDKVYEEDGKKIAVIRNEYTEEQEERAVDQVVIENGSTPNDELYWKLKPESVNRGQVDVHKLFASEPQPSLAEELGDGRFLLFRVGDCISMHNIHGAIYDALRLCKDF; encoded by the coding sequence ATGCGTTACCCGAACCTTTTCAAGCCTCTCACGCTGAATAAGCTGACCTTGCGCAACCGCATCGTCAGCACCGCGCACGCGGAGGTCTATGCGGAACCGGGCGGATTGCCCGGCGACCGCTATATCCGTTACTACGAGGAGAAGGCCAAGGGTGGCGTCGGCCTCGCGGTGTGCGGCGGCTCGAGTCCGGTGTCGATCGACAGCCCGCAAGGCTGGTGGAAATCGGTGAACCTGTCGACCGACAAGATCATCGACCCGCTCGCCCGACTCGCCGAAGCGATGCACACGCACGGCGCGAAAATCATGATTCAGGCCACGCACATGGGACGCCGCTCGGCGTTTCATGGCGAGCATTGGCCGCATCTGATGTCGCCGTCCGGCGTGCGTGAGCCGGTGCATCGCGGCAATGCGAAGATCATCGAAGTCGAGGAAATTCGCCGCATCATCAGCGATTTCGCGGCGGCTGCGAAGCGGGTGAAAGACGCGGGCATGGATGGCGTCGAAATCTCGGCGGCACACCAGCATCTGATCGACCAGTTCTGGAGCCCGCGCACCAACTTTCGCACCGACGAGTGGGGCGGCTCGCTCGAAAACCGTCTGCGTTTCGGCACGGAAGTATTGAAGGCCGTGCGTGAAGCAGTCGGCGCGGACTTCTGCATCGGCTTGCGCATGTGCGGCGACGAGTTCCACGAAGACGGGCTCGATCACGAACAACTGAAGGAAATCGCCCAGGCGATGAGCGAAACCGGCCTGATCGATTACCTCGGCGTGATCGGTTCGGGTGCGGACACACATAACACGCTGGCCAACTGCATGCCGCCGATGGCGCTGCCGCCCGAACCCTTCGTGCATCTCGCGGCCGGCATCAAGTCGGTGGTGAAGCTGCCCGTCATGCACGCGCAAAGCATTCGCGACGCGGGGCAGGCCGAGCGGCTGCTCGCGAGCGGTATGGTCGATCTGGTCGGCATGACGCGTGCGCAGATTGCCGATCCGCATATGGTCATCAAAATCCGCGATGGCCGCGAGGATGAAATCAAGCAGTGCGTCGGCGCGAACTATTGCATCGACCGTCAGTACAACGGGCTCGACGTGTTGTGCGTGCAGAACGCCGCGACTTCGCGTGAAGAAACGATGCCGCACGTGATCGCCAAAACGCGTGGGCCGAAGCGCAAGGTCGTCTTGGTCGGAGCGGGTCCGGCGGGACTCGAAGCGGCGCGCGTGGCGAAGTCGCGCGGTCACGACGTGGTGCTGTTCGAGAAGAACGACTACGTCGGCGGTCAGATCATGCTGGCCGCGAAAGCGCCGCAACGCGAACAGATGGCAGGCATCGTGCGCTGGTTCGACATGGAGACGAAGCGCCTCGGCGTGGACCGGCGCCTCGGTGTCGCCGCCGACGAAAAAGCCATCATGGCCGAGAAGCCGGACATCGTCGTGCTCGCCACGGGCGGCTCGTCGTTCACGTCGCAAGTGGCGGCGTGGGGCGTCGACGAAGGCCTCGCCGTGAGTTCGTGGGACGTGCTTTCGGGCAAGGTCGAGCCGGGCAAGAACGTGCTGGTGTATGACGGCGTGAGCACGCATGCCGGCGCGGGCGTGGCCGATTTCATGTCGAGCCGCGGTTCGAACGTCGAGATCGTGACGCCGGACGTAAAGGTCGCCGACGACGTAGGCGGCACCACATTCCCGATTTTCTACCGGCGGCTTTACGCGCAAGGCGTGATCCACACGCCGAACTACTGGCTGGACAAGGTCTACGAGGAAGACGGCAAGAAGATCGCCGTGATCCGCAACGAGTACACCGAAGAGCAGGAAGAGCGCGCGGTCGATCAGGTGGTGATCGAGAACGGCAGCACGCCGAATGACGAACTGTACTGGAAGCTCAAGCCGGAGTCGGTGAATCGCGGTCAGGTGGACGTGCATAAGCTGTTCGCCTCCGAGCCGCAGCCGTCGCTCGCCGAAGAACTCGGTGACGGCCGCTTCCTCCTGTTCCGTGTCGGCGACTGCATTTCCATGCACAACATTCACGGCGCGATTTACGACGCGCTGCGCCTTTGCAAGGATTTCTGA
- a CDS encoding aromatic ring-hydroxylating oxygenase subunit alpha — protein sequence MKVSADVRAMIERRKKNYTLEAPFYTSEAIFALDMDAIFRQHWIQVAVEPDVPEPGDYITMEIGNDSILIVRDDDMQVRAFHNVCRHRGARLCNTDKGSLGNIVCPYHSWTYNLNGDLMFAEHMGDQFDRCKHSLKAVHVENLAGLIFICLADNPPADFAVMRAAMEPYLQPHDLAGCKIAASIDIIEDGNWKLTMENNRECYHCVANHPELTISLYEYGFGYQRTPANEEGMAAFEETVARRTAQWEAMQLPSAEIERLADLVTGFRTQRLPLDRDGESQTLDAKVASKKLLGGFEQADLGGLSFWTQPNSWHHFMSDHIVSFSVIPLSAGKTLVRTKWLVHKDAREGIDYDVNNLTAVWRATNDQDRALVEYSQRGANSSAYEPGPYSPFTEGLVEKFCEWYIARMADYSNAPQAHDAGDTAPASHGEKVVSFMR from the coding sequence ATGAAAGTTTCGGCAGACGTTCGCGCAATGATCGAACGCCGCAAAAAGAATTACACGCTGGAAGCGCCGTTCTATACGAGCGAGGCGATTTTCGCGCTCGACATGGACGCGATCTTCCGGCAACACTGGATTCAGGTCGCGGTGGAACCAGACGTTCCGGAACCGGGCGATTACATCACGATGGAGATCGGCAACGATTCGATCCTGATCGTCCGCGATGACGACATGCAGGTGAGGGCGTTTCACAACGTCTGCCGCCATCGCGGCGCGCGCCTGTGCAATACCGACAAAGGCTCGCTCGGCAATATCGTCTGCCCGTATCACAGCTGGACCTACAACCTGAACGGCGATCTGATGTTCGCCGAACACATGGGCGATCAGTTCGACCGCTGCAAACATAGCCTGAAGGCCGTGCATGTCGAGAATCTGGCGGGCCTCATTTTCATTTGCCTCGCCGACAATCCGCCCGCCGACTTTGCCGTGATGCGTGCCGCGATGGAACCGTATCTGCAGCCGCACGATCTGGCCGGCTGCAAGATCGCGGCCTCGATCGACATCATTGAAGATGGCAACTGGAAGCTCACGATGGAGAACAATCGCGAGTGCTATCACTGCGTCGCGAACCATCCCGAGCTGACCATTTCGCTCTACGAATACGGCTTTGGTTATCAACGCACGCCGGCCAACGAAGAAGGCATGGCCGCCTTCGAAGAGACCGTGGCGCGCCGTACCGCGCAATGGGAAGCGATGCAGCTGCCGTCGGCGGAAATCGAACGGCTGGCCGATCTGGTCACGGGTTTCCGCACGCAACGCTTGCCGCTCGATCGCGATGGCGAATCGCAGACGCTCGATGCGAAAGTGGCGTCGAAAAAACTGCTCGGCGGTTTCGAGCAGGCCGATCTCGGTGGACTGTCATTTTGGACGCAGCCGAATTCGTGGCATCACTTCATGAGCGATCATATCGTCAGCTTCTCGGTGATTCCGCTGTCGGCGGGTAAGACGCTGGTGCGCACCAAGTGGCTTGTCCACAAGGACGCGCGCGAAGGCATCGACTACGACGTGAACAATCTCACGGCCGTGTGGCGCGCCACCAACGACCAGGATCGCGCGCTCGTCGAGTATTCGCAACGCGGCGCGAACAGCAGCGCATACGAACCGGGTCCGTATTCGCCGTTCACGGAAGGTCTCGTCGAGAAGTTCTGCGAGTGGTATATCGCGCGCATGGCGGATTACAGCAATGCGCCCCAAGCCCATGACGCCGGCGATACCGCGCCGGCTTCGCATGGCGAAAAAGTCGTGTCCTTCATGCGCTGA
- a CDS encoding electron transfer flavoprotein subunit alpha/FixB family protein, giving the protein MNTLKRIDPRRPFTITADGLKRITLGVTGAAGSMETATHGGGALHREQAKPRRSTLAPQRVILVAAHADRGALDDHARQTLAGAALIADAATEVVLLVFGEFSGDAAALGADKLIELPMFDRRNFAPLNELNALAACVAAYAPVHIFLPDNATGDGDLGRRYAAAANASVATHVVEIDAAHVASYVQANTAFAARALPEVVLLAPNTVDPKLPFVGAGERVMWRFDGEPASQQGQGAVRDLGIEEIDAAQLALEEADFIVSAGNGVSDVPAFERLAATLGAAIGASRVAVDDGKFTRDKQIGATGKTVEASVYIAFGISGAVQHLQGIKDCRHVIAVNLDASAPIAKRANLTVIADAQETIAALNEAAAAARTARGTGAALLNSTAVAEGALA; this is encoded by the coding sequence ATGAACACTCTCAAACGAATCGATCCGCGCCGTCCGTTCACGATCACTGCAGACGGACTCAAACGCATCACGCTCGGCGTGACGGGTGCGGCCGGTTCAATGGAAACGGCCACGCACGGCGGCGGCGCTTTGCATCGCGAACAGGCCAAACCGCGCCGCAGCACGTTAGCGCCGCAGCGCGTGATACTCGTGGCCGCGCATGCGGACCGTGGCGCATTGGACGATCACGCACGCCAGACATTGGCCGGTGCGGCCTTGATTGCCGACGCCGCGACCGAAGTCGTGCTGCTGGTATTCGGCGAGTTCAGCGGCGATGCGGCCGCGCTCGGCGCCGACAAACTGATCGAATTGCCGATGTTCGACCGCCGCAACTTTGCGCCGCTGAACGAATTGAACGCGCTGGCTGCGTGCGTCGCGGCCTACGCGCCGGTGCATATTTTCCTGCCGGATAACGCAACCGGCGACGGCGATCTCGGTCGCCGTTACGCAGCCGCCGCGAATGCAAGCGTTGCGACGCATGTCGTCGAGATCGATGCCGCGCATGTGGCGAGCTATGTTCAGGCGAATACAGCGTTCGCGGCGCGCGCCTTGCCTGAAGTGGTATTGCTTGCGCCCAACACGGTGGATCCGAAGTTGCCGTTCGTTGGCGCGGGCGAACGGGTCATGTGGCGTTTCGACGGAGAACCCGCGTCGCAGCAAGGCCAGGGCGCGGTGCGCGATCTCGGCATCGAGGAAATCGACGCAGCGCAACTCGCGCTCGAAGAAGCGGATTTCATCGTGTCGGCCGGCAATGGCGTGAGCGACGTGCCGGCGTTCGAGCGTCTCGCGGCCACGCTGGGCGCGGCGATCGGCGCAAGCCGCGTTGCCGTCGACGACGGCAAGTTCACGCGTGACAAACAGATCGGCGCGACCGGCAAGACCGTCGAAGCGAGTGTGTATATCGCCTTCGGCATTTCCGGCGCGGTGCAGCATCTGCAAGGGATCAAGGATTGCCGGCATGTGATCGCGGTGAACCTCGACGCCAGCGCGCCGATCGCCAAACGCGCGAATCTCACGGTGATTGCCGACGCGCAGGAAACCATTGCCGCGCTCAACGAAGCGGCGGCCGCGGCGCGCACGGCACGCGGAACCGGTGCTGCGCTGCTGAATTCAACGGCTGTCGCCGAAGGAGCGCTCGCATGA
- a CDS encoding electron transfer flavoprotein subunit beta/FixA family protein — protein MKIAVLVSVGRHPVSGTARYSRNDAAALTLALSLARTHNARLDVLHAGDRSNPALKEYLALGARSVEVLEIDTTPELQADATAPLAARLRGYDLVLTGTRAEGAFDSGMLPYRVANALEMPLVGAAVEITLRDGCAEVRQFMPKGLRRRVEVRLPALIAVHPLASAAPTYAYARLREGTIRPVATPAAANPDDLAWTVRPAGAKPVRLAAAEKRSGHARMLSATTTESRGGSVVIEGSSVEKAQVILAYLREHQLVDY, from the coding sequence ATGAAGATCGCTGTTCTCGTTTCAGTGGGCCGTCATCCGGTGAGTGGCACCGCGCGCTATAGCCGCAACGACGCCGCCGCGCTGACCCTGGCGCTCTCGCTTGCCAGAACGCACAACGCGAGGCTCGACGTGCTCCATGCGGGCGACCGTTCCAATCCCGCATTGAAAGAGTATCTGGCGCTCGGCGCACGTTCGGTCGAAGTGCTTGAAATCGACACAACACCTGAATTGCAAGCCGACGCAACCGCGCCGCTCGCCGCGCGTCTGCGTGGTTACGACCTCGTTCTGACCGGCACGCGTGCTGAAGGCGCATTCGACAGCGGCATGCTGCCGTATCGCGTCGCCAATGCGCTGGAAATGCCACTGGTCGGCGCAGCCGTCGAGATCACGCTGCGCGACGGCTGCGCGGAAGTCCGTCAATTCATGCCGAAGGGCTTGCGCCGTCGCGTGGAAGTGCGGCTGCCCGCGCTGATCGCCGTGCATCCGCTCGCCAGCGCCGCACCGACCTATGCCTATGCGCGCTTGCGCGAAGGCACGATCCGCCCGGTCGCGACACCCGCCGCTGCCAACCCCGACGACCTCGCCTGGACCGTGCGCCCGGCCGGCGCCAAACCGGTGCGCCTCGCCGCGGCCGAGAAGCGCTCCGGCCACGCCCGCATGCTCTCGGCGACGACGACCGAAAGCCGTGGTGGCAGCGTCGTAATTGAAGGAAGTTCTGTCGAAAAAGCACAAGTGATTCTCGCGTATTTGCGCGAGCATCAACTCGTGGATTACTGA
- a CDS encoding hybrid-cluster NAD(P)-dependent oxidoreductase: protein MMRDQATFQLSPEPAPDHAASRVTQPRFWETLPPRWNSDTDDTLVCCQVRQETHDVKSFFFRAPSGRAFVFEPGQFITLELEIDGESINRCYTISSPPTRPHTISITVKRVPGGKVSNWLHDNLHAGAEVRVLGPSGEFTCARHPARKFLFLSAGSGITPLMSMSRAHHELGEDSDIVFVHSARTPDDIIFARELDLIASNQARFRTAFVCERVGARTNWPGVTGFLTLPLLKLIAPDYLEREIFTCGPAPYMQAVRNLLDEGGFDRSHYHEESFSFETVSEVAAQLTTAHVADALQGIGAPATADSFIEAREEAPGVTPAPLSTETDTRFKVSFAKSNREIECGSGQHVLDAAKKAGVRLAASCTQGMCGTCKVKLVSGEVAMKHAGGIRQREIDQGMVLLCCSKPLSDLVVDK, encoded by the coding sequence ATGATGCGCGATCAGGCGACGTTTCAACTGAGCCCCGAACCGGCTCCAGATCACGCTGCGAGCCGCGTCACGCAGCCGCGGTTCTGGGAGACGTTGCCGCCACGCTGGAATAGCGATACCGACGACACACTGGTGTGCTGCCAGGTTCGCCAGGAAACGCACGACGTGAAGAGTTTTTTCTTCCGCGCACCGTCTGGGCGGGCGTTCGTGTTCGAGCCAGGGCAGTTCATTACGCTGGAGTTGGAGATCGACGGTGAATCGATCAATCGTTGCTATACGATTTCGTCGCCGCCCACGCGTCCGCATACGATCTCGATTACCGTGAAGCGTGTGCCGGGCGGCAAGGTGTCGAACTGGCTGCACGACAATCTGCATGCGGGCGCCGAGGTTCGGGTGCTGGGGCCGTCGGGCGAGTTCACCTGCGCGCGGCATCCGGCGCGCAAGTTCCTGTTTCTATCGGCCGGTTCGGGGATTACGCCGCTGATGTCGATGAGCCGCGCGCATCACGAACTCGGTGAAGACAGCGATATCGTATTCGTGCACAGCGCCCGCACGCCGGACGACATCATCTTCGCGCGCGAACTCGATCTGATCGCGTCGAATCAGGCCCGTTTCCGCACGGCGTTCGTTTGCGAGCGAGTTGGCGCGCGCACGAACTGGCCGGGTGTGACTGGCTTTCTGACCTTGCCGCTGCTTAAGCTCATCGCGCCGGATTATCTGGAGCGTGAGATTTTCACCTGCGGACCCGCGCCGTATATGCAAGCCGTGCGCAATCTGCTGGACGAGGGCGGTTTCGATCGCAGCCACTATCACGAGGAGAGTTTTTCCTTCGAGACGGTCAGCGAAGTAGCCGCGCAATTGACCACCGCGCATGTCGCGGACGCATTGCAGGGCATTGGCGCGCCGGCGACTGCGGACAGTTTCATCGAGGCGCGTGAGGAGGCGCCGGGGGTCACTCCCGCGCCCCTTTCCACCGAAACCGATACCCGCTTCAAGGTAAGTTTCGCCAAAAGCAACCGCGAGATCGAATGCGGCAGCGGCCAGCACGTGCTCGACGCGGCGAAGAAAGCGGGCGTACGTCTGGCCGCCTCGTGCACACAGGGTATGTGCGGCACCTGCAAGGTCAAGCTGGTGTCGGGTGAAGTCGCGATGAAACACGCCGGCGGCATTCGCCAGCGTGAGATCGATCAGGGCATGGTGCTGCTGTGCTGCAGCAAGCCATTGAGCGATCTCGTCGTGGATAAGTAA
- a CDS encoding (Fe-S)-binding protein, producing the protein MSPVFVITVLLWLSVAGLAFALVKRAAYWREGRATAAGAYGWTNLLSIPKRYFVDLHHVVARDPYIAKTHVATAGGAILAMALVFVNYGLAIYSPWLDKLIFLAALVMLVGAVFVWRRRHGAKAVPARLSRGPWDHLPLLLGSFALGLVLFIALPAGAMSGALAIIVALLIAAGAFAMTFGAARGGPMKHALAGLLHLAFHPRQERFAERNDNDLVPPTALKAPLLDAKEYGVGKPVEFRWNQLLSFDACVQCGKCEAACPAFAAGQPLNPKKLIQDLVTGMVGGTDAEYAGSPTPGIPVGKHAGAPDKPLISTMIEADTLWSCTTCRACVQECPMLIEHVDAIVDMRRNQTLVEGNVPGKGPITLANLRETGSSNGYDIGARYDWAVDLQVQVAQPGRPVDVLLIAGEGAFDMRYQRTLRALVKVLNRAGIDYAVLGGVETDTGDTARRLGDEATFQQLALKLIGTLSKYSFRKIVTADPHVLHSLRNEYRALGGFYEVQHHTALIEQLVASGKLTPRAVAAFADRKITYHDPCYLGRYNGETEAPRKLLKTIGIKVVEMERNGMRGRCCGGGGGAPLTDIPGKRRIPDIRIDDAKTVGAEIVAVGCPNCTAMLEGVVGPRPEVLDVVELVAAALE; encoded by the coding sequence ATGAGCCCCGTGTTTGTCATCACCGTCCTGCTGTGGTTGTCGGTAGCGGGTCTGGCGTTCGCGCTCGTCAAACGCGCGGCATACTGGCGCGAAGGCCGCGCGACCGCTGCGGGCGCGTACGGCTGGACCAATCTGCTGTCGATCCCCAAACGCTATTTCGTGGATCTGCATCATGTGGTGGCGCGCGATCCGTACATCGCCAAAACGCACGTGGCGACAGCAGGCGGCGCGATTCTCGCGATGGCGCTGGTGTTCGTCAACTACGGTCTGGCGATTTACTCGCCGTGGCTCGACAAGCTGATCTTCCTCGCCGCGCTTGTGATGCTGGTCGGCGCGGTGTTCGTCTGGCGGCGCCGCCACGGCGCGAAAGCGGTGCCGGCGCGGCTTTCGCGTGGGCCTTGGGATCATCTGCCGCTGTTGCTCGGGTCGTTCGCACTCGGTCTCGTGCTCTTTATTGCGCTGCCTGCTGGCGCGATGTCCGGCGCGCTTGCGATCATCGTTGCGCTATTGATCGCGGCAGGCGCGTTTGCGATGACGTTCGGTGCGGCGCGCGGCGGTCCGATGAAGCATGCGCTCGCCGGTCTGCTGCACCTCGCATTTCATCCGCGTCAGGAGCGGTTTGCCGAGCGCAATGACAACGACTTGGTGCCGCCGACTGCATTGAAAGCGCCGCTGCTCGACGCGAAGGAATACGGTGTCGGCAAGCCGGTCGAATTCCGCTGGAACCAGTTGCTCAGTTTCGATGCGTGCGTGCAGTGCGGCAAGTGCGAAGCGGCCTGTCCCGCATTCGCCGCCGGTCAGCCGCTCAATCCGAAGAAGCTGATTCAGGATCTCGTCACCGGCATGGTGGGCGGCACGGACGCGGAATACGCGGGCAGTCCCACGCCGGGTATTCCGGTCGGCAAGCATGCCGGCGCGCCCGACAAGCCGCTCATCTCGACGATGATCGAAGCGGACACGCTGTGGTCCTGCACGACCTGCCGCGCGTGCGTGCAGGAGTGCCCGATGCTGATCGAACACGTCGACGCGATCGTCGATATGCGCCGCAATCAGACGCTGGTGGAAGGTAACGTGCCGGGCAAAGGCCCGATCACGCTCGCGAATCTGCGCGAGACGGGCAGTTCGAACGGCTACGACATCGGCGCGCGTTACGACTGGGCCGTCGATCTGCAAGTGCAGGTCGCGCAGCCGGGGCGTCCGGTGGATGTGCTGCTGATCGCCGGCGAAGGCGCGTTCGATATGCGCTATCAACGCACGCTGCGCGCTTTAGTCAAAGTGCTGAATCGCGCGGGTATCGACTATGCGGTGCTGGGCGGCGTGGAAACCGATACGGGCGACACGGCCCGGCGTCTCGGCGACGAAGCGACCTTCCAGCAACTCGCGCTCAAGCTGATCGGCACGCTCTCGAAGTACTCGTTCCGCAAGATCGTCACCGCCGACCCGCACGTGCTGCATAGCCTGCGCAACGAGTATCGCGCGCTCGGCGGTTTCTACGAAGTGCAACATCACACGGCGCTGATCGAGCAACTGGTCGCGAGCGGCAAGCTGACGCCGCGCGCGGTGGCGGCCTTCGCGGATCGCAAGATCACGTATCACGACCCGTGCTATCTGGGCCGCTATAACGGCGAAACCGAAGCGCCGCGCAAGCTGTTGAAGACCATCGGCATCAAGGTCGTGGAAATGGAGCGTAACGGCATGCGCGGACGCTGTTGTGGCGGTGGTGGCGGTGCGCCTTTAACCGACATTCCAGGCAAGCGGCGTATTCCTGATATCCGCATCGACGACGCGAAAACCGTCGGCGCGGAGATCGTCGCGGTGGGCTGTCCGAATTGCACGGCGATGCTCGAAGGCGTGGTCGGGCCGCGTCCGGAAGTGCTGGACGTCGTCGAACTGGTTGCAGCGGCGCTGGAGTAA